One window of the Haloarcula halobia genome contains the following:
- a CDS encoding GTPBP1 family GTP-binding protein, translating to MSPDRAVLNRALQRGEQEGGSVEFKERLTENLHLSEGRLESLAAQLRHRILSGDGEATYVVGVTDDGGIAGISPAAFSESMDVLSLLADEAGAHIEEVQTWGVDGVADAAVDEDDPEGIVGVATITEGSVLTDDDHIVVGTAGHVDHGKSTLVGSLVTGEADDGQGDTRSFLDVQPHEVERGLSADLSYGVYGFDADGPVRMDNPHRKTDRARVVEESDRLVSFVDTVGHEPWLRTTIRGLVGQKLDYGLLTVAVDDGVTATTREHLGILLATDLPTIVALTKVDLVSDDRVEAVEREVESALREVGKTPLRVERHGVETAIEEISETVVPVLKTSAVTQAGFRDLDAMFESLPKTAGEDGEFRMYVDRTYNVQGVGAVASGTIKSGEVEAGDELLLGPMQDGAFRPVEVRSIEMHYHRVDEARAGRIVGIALKGVREADIERGMALLPRDADPTPVREFEAEVMVLNHPTRIGEGYEPVVHLETVSEAAVFSPDDGQLLPGDAGRTRVRFKFRSYLVEAGQKFVFREGRSKGVGTVTDVSPAE from the coding sequence ATGAGCCCCGACCGGGCCGTCCTCAACCGCGCCCTGCAGCGCGGCGAACAGGAGGGTGGCAGCGTCGAGTTCAAAGAACGGCTCACCGAGAACCTCCACCTGTCGGAGGGGCGACTTGAGTCCCTCGCGGCCCAGCTGCGCCACCGCATTCTCTCCGGGGACGGGGAAGCGACGTACGTGGTCGGCGTCACCGACGACGGCGGCATCGCCGGCATCTCGCCGGCGGCCTTCTCCGAGTCGATGGACGTCCTCAGCCTGCTGGCCGACGAGGCCGGCGCCCACATCGAGGAGGTCCAGACCTGGGGCGTCGACGGCGTCGCCGACGCCGCGGTCGACGAGGACGACCCGGAGGGCATCGTCGGTGTGGCCACCATCACCGAGGGGTCGGTCCTGACCGACGACGACCACATCGTCGTCGGGACGGCGGGCCACGTCGACCACGGCAAGTCCACGCTCGTGGGGTCGCTGGTGACCGGCGAGGCCGACGACGGCCAGGGCGACACGCGGAGCTTCCTCGACGTCCAGCCCCACGAGGTCGAACGTGGCCTCTCAGCGGACCTCTCCTACGGCGTCTACGGCTTCGACGCGGACGGCCCGGTGAGGATGGACAACCCCCACCGGAAGACCGACCGCGCACGCGTAGTGGAGGAGTCGGACCGCCTGGTGTCGTTCGTCGACACCGTCGGTCACGAGCCGTGGCTCCGGACCACCATCCGCGGGCTGGTCGGGCAGAAGCTGGACTACGGCCTGCTGACCGTCGCCGTCGACGACGGGGTGACCGCGACGACCCGCGAGCACCTGGGCATCCTGCTGGCGACGGACCTGCCGACGATCGTCGCGCTCACGAAGGTCGACCTCGTCTCCGACGACCGGGTCGAAGCGGTCGAACGGGAGGTCGAGAGCGCGCTGCGCGAGGTCGGCAAGACGCCGCTGCGCGTCGAGCGCCACGGCGTCGAGACGGCCATCGAGGAGATATCCGAGACGGTCGTCCCGGTGCTGAAGACCAGCGCGGTGACCCAGGCGGGCTTTCGCGACCTGGACGCGATGTTCGAGTCGCTCCCGAAGACCGCCGGCGAGGACGGCGAGTTCCGGATGTACGTCGACCGGACCTACAACGTCCAGGGCGTGGGCGCGGTGGCCTCGGGAACGATCAAGTCCGGCGAGGTCGAGGCCGGCGACGAGCTCCTGCTGGGCCCGATGCAGGACGGGGCCTTCCGCCCGGTTGAGGTGCGCTCCATCGAGATGCACTACCACCGCGTCGACGAGGCCCGCGCCGGTCGCATCGTCGGCATCGCGCTCAAGGGCGTCCGCGAGGCCGACATCGAGCGCGGGATGGCGCTGCTGCCACGTGACGCCGACCCGACGCCCGTCCGAGAGTTCGAAGCCGAGGTCATGGTTTTGAACCACCCGACCCGCATCGGCGAGGGATACGAACCGGTCGTCCACCTCGAGACGGTGAGCGAGGCGGCCGTCTTCAGTCCAGACGACGGACAGTTGCTCCCCGGCGACGCCGGGCGCACTCGCGTCCGGTTCAAGTTCCGGTCGTACCTCGTCGAGGCGGGACAGAAGTTCGTCTTCCGGGAGGGCCGTTCGAAGGGCGTCGGCACCGTCACCGACGTCTCGCCGGCGGAGTGA